From Vicingus serpentipes, the proteins below share one genomic window:
- a CDS encoding HU family DNA-binding protein — MTKADIVSKISDKTGIEKLAVQRTVEEFMKEVRKSLESGDNVYLRGFGSFVVKKRAQKTGRNISKNTTIIIPEHFIPSFKPAKSFAEKVKKNVKA; from the coding sequence ATGACAAAGGCAGATATTGTTTCAAAGATTTCGGACAAAACAGGAATAGAAAAGCTAGCAGTACAAAGAACTGTAGAAGAATTTATGAAGGAAGTAAGAAAATCTTTAGAAAGTGGAGATAACGTATATTTAAGAGGATTTGGAAGTTTTGTAGTGAAGAAAAGAGCACAGAAAACAGGAAGAAACATTTCTAAAAATACAACAATTATAATACCAGAACATTTCATTCCATCATTTAAGCCTGCTAAATCTTTTGCAGAGAAAGTGAAAAAGAATGTGAAAGCTTAA
- a CDS encoding Rne/Rng family ribonuclease has product MSVELIIDSSPKEVVIAILRDNKLLELHKEKNNNSFSVGDIYLAKVRKIMPGLNATFVNVGYERDAFLHYLDLGPKFNSFTKYTRGVAGGSLNSSSIDFEFEPEIEKTGKIEKVLKTNDQILVQIAKEPISTKGPRLSAEISLAGRYLVLVPFANKVSVSQKLKDVDERERLIRLIKSIKPKGFGVIVRTVAKNKKVADLHADMNDLVSRWELCYNELKNAHAPKKVLGELDRTSALLRDLLNKDFNTIHVNDNTVANELRSFLKTIAPDKESIVKDYNGKMPILDNFGVEKQIKSLFGKNVTLKSGVYLIIEHTEALHVIDVNSGQRGKKKDSTQEQNALEVNLEAAEEVARQLRLRDMGGIVVVDFIDMKEAENRQLLFDKMKEFMEGDRAKHNILPPSKFGLVQITRQRVRPEMDIKTAEKCPCCGGNGEVHSTILLVDDIESNLKYITQQQKIKKIRINTHPYVEAYINKSQGFFKGSLRKQWEKKLSCLIDVVPTTAYSLLEYRFMDEKGEEILF; this is encoded by the coding sequence ATGAGTGTAGAATTAATAATAGATTCTTCGCCTAAAGAGGTTGTTATTGCTATTCTTCGTGATAATAAGTTGTTAGAACTTCACAAAGAAAAAAACAATAATAGCTTTTCTGTGGGTGATATTTATTTAGCTAAGGTTAGAAAAATTATGCCTGGGTTAAATGCAACTTTCGTAAACGTTGGTTACGAAAGGGATGCCTTTTTACATTACTTGGATTTAGGACCGAAGTTTAATTCGTTTACTAAATATACTAGGGGTGTTGCAGGAGGATCATTAAATAGTTCTTCAATTGATTTTGAGTTCGAACCTGAAATAGAAAAGACTGGTAAGATTGAAAAAGTATTAAAAACTAATGATCAAATACTGGTTCAAATTGCAAAAGAACCAATATCTACAAAAGGCCCACGATTAAGTGCTGAAATATCATTAGCAGGCCGTTATTTAGTTTTAGTTCCATTTGCAAATAAAGTTTCTGTTTCCCAGAAATTAAAAGATGTAGATGAACGTGAGAGATTAATCCGTTTAATTAAAAGCATTAAACCTAAAGGTTTTGGAGTTATTGTTCGTACAGTAGCAAAAAATAAAAAAGTTGCTGATCTTCATGCAGATATGAATGATTTAGTAAGCCGATGGGAATTATGCTACAACGAACTGAAAAACGCTCATGCACCTAAAAAAGTTTTAGGAGAATTAGATAGAACATCCGCTTTACTTCGTGACTTATTAAATAAGGATTTTAATACTATTCATGTTAACGATAATACGGTTGCAAACGAATTACGTTCATTCTTAAAAACTATTGCTCCTGACAAAGAAAGCATAGTAAAGGATTATAATGGAAAAATGCCAATACTTGATAATTTTGGTGTTGAAAAACAAATTAAGTCTTTATTTGGTAAAAATGTCACACTAAAATCGGGTGTTTATTTAATAATAGAACATACTGAAGCTTTACATGTTATTGATGTAAATAGTGGGCAAAGAGGTAAGAAAAAAGATAGTACACAAGAACAAAATGCTTTAGAAGTTAATTTAGAAGCTGCAGAAGAAGTTGCCCGTCAATTAAGATTGCGAGATATGGGTGGTATTGTTGTTGTTGATTTTATTGATATGAAAGAAGCTGAAAATAGACAACTTTTATTTGACAAAATGAAAGAGTTTATGGAAGGTGATAGGGCAAAACATAATATTTTACCTCCATCAAAGTTTGGATTAGTTCAAATTACTCGTCAGCGTGTTCGTCCTGAAATGGATATAAAAACAGCTGAGAAATGCCCATGTTGTGGAGGAAACGGAGAAGTACATTCTACTATTTTATTAGTAGATGATATTGAGAGTAATTTGAAATACATTACTCAACAACAAAAAATTAAAAAGATTAGAATCAATACTCATCCATATGTTGAAGCTTACATTAATAAGTCTCAAGGCTTTTTTAAAGGCTCATTAAGAAAACAATGGGAAAAGAAGTTGAGTTGTTTAATAGATGTAGTTCCAACTACTGCTTATAGCCTTTTAGAGTATCGTTTTATGGATGAAAAAGGAGAAGAAATCCTTTTTTAG
- a CDS encoding class I SAM-dependent methyltransferase: MNSTDALGEALKDVYFNSAGEDIIVISDIAEDDIIPTDYLFRNYKQMPKLERKALDLCFGDVIDVGAASGSHSLYLQEKGIKVKAIDISIGAIDVMKARNIENAELIDFFELKEEKFDTILLLMNGIGIAGTIEKLPEFLNQCKSLLNPKGQVLLDSSDIAYMFEEEDGSKWVDVNKNYHGEVVYQMQYKNTITEKFNWLFLDFNTLKNEAKKLGLKTEKVIAGSHFDFLARLTLE, from the coding sequence ATGAATTCCACAGACGCTTTAGGTGAAGCCTTAAAAGATGTTTATTTTAATTCTGCAGGAGAAGATATAATTGTAATATCGGACATTGCTGAAGATGATATTATACCTACAGACTATTTATTTAGAAATTACAAACAAATGCCTAAACTAGAGCGAAAAGCTTTAGATTTATGTTTTGGTGATGTTATTGATGTGGGAGCAGCAAGCGGAAGTCATAGTTTGTACTTGCAAGAAAAAGGGATAAAAGTTAAAGCAATTGATATTTCAATAGGAGCAATTGATGTGATGAAAGCAAGAAATATAGAAAATGCTGAATTGATTGATTTTTTTGAGTTGAAAGAAGAGAAATTCGACACAATATTATTGTTAATGAATGGGATAGGGATTGCTGGAACAATTGAGAAATTACCAGAATTCCTAAATCAATGTAAAAGCTTACTAAATCCTAAAGGTCAGGTATTATTAGATTCGTCAGACATAGCTTATATGTTTGAAGAGGAAGATGGTTCGAAATGGGTCGATGTAAACAAAAACTATCATGGTGAAGTTGTTTATCAAATGCAATATAAAAATACAATCACAGAAAAATTTAATTGGTTGTTTTTAGATTTTAATACCTTAAAAAATGAAGCAAAAAAACTTGGCTTAAAAACTGAAAAAGTAATAGCTGGTAGTCATTTTGATTTTTTAGCAAGGTTAACGCTTGAGTAA
- the mnmE gene encoding tRNA uridine-5-carboxymethylaminomethyl(34) synthesis GTPase MnmE, with translation MQTHNQISDSICAIATAPGIGAIAVIRLSGADAINISNKVFFGKDITQVESHTAHFGTIRDGEKIVDEVLVTVFKGKKSFTGENSVEISTHGSPYIQQQVLQLLLKNGAKAAGPGEFTLRAFLNGKMDLSQAEAVADVIAANSESSHELAMSQMRGGFSNEIQKLRNELIHFASLIELELDFGEEDVEFADRDDLKELVLKLNKALTLLINSFDYGNVIKTGVPVAIVGEPNVGKSTLLNALLNEERAIVSDIAGTTRDTIEDEIVINGISYRFIDTAGIRETTDEIEGLGIKKSFEKIDSASIILLLVDASSISKEQLKKDVNNIENRIEGKNKRLIVIANKIDKSDLTTIEAKFEGIENVIFTSAKELQNIDNIKEQLYHFVKDGVLQNTDVIVTNARHFEALSKANESLIKVLEGLDVNITGDFLAMDIRQALHQLGEITGEITTDDLLDNIFSKFCIGK, from the coding sequence GTGCAAACTCATAACCAAATATCAGACTCAATATGTGCCATAGCTACAGCTCCAGGAATTGGAGCAATAGCTGTTATTCGTTTGTCTGGTGCAGATGCTATAAATATTAGTAATAAAGTGTTTTTTGGTAAAGATATCACACAAGTTGAATCTCATACTGCACATTTTGGAACAATAAGAGACGGAGAAAAAATAGTTGACGAAGTATTGGTAACTGTTTTTAAAGGTAAAAAATCATTTACAGGAGAAAATTCGGTTGAAATCTCTACACATGGTTCTCCCTATATTCAACAACAAGTTTTACAACTTTTATTAAAAAACGGAGCAAAAGCTGCTGGTCCTGGAGAATTTACTTTAAGAGCTTTCTTAAACGGTAAAATGGATTTAAGTCAAGCAGAAGCTGTGGCTGATGTTATTGCTGCAAATTCAGAAAGTTCGCATGAATTGGCAATGAGCCAAATGCGAGGAGGTTTTAGTAATGAAATTCAAAAATTAAGAAACGAATTAATTCATTTTGCTTCGTTAATAGAATTAGAATTAGATTTTGGAGAAGAAGATGTAGAGTTTGCTGATAGAGATGATTTAAAAGAATTAGTATTAAAACTAAATAAAGCGTTAACACTTTTAATTAACTCTTTTGATTACGGAAACGTAATTAAAACTGGTGTTCCTGTTGCAATTGTTGGAGAACCTAATGTAGGAAAATCGACCTTGTTGAATGCTTTATTAAATGAAGAGCGTGCAATTGTTTCTGACATTGCAGGAACAACTAGAGATACCATTGAAGATGAAATTGTAATTAATGGAATTAGTTACCGATTTATTGACACTGCTGGAATTAGAGAAACCACTGACGAAATTGAAGGCTTAGGAATTAAAAAATCGTTTGAGAAAATTGATAGTGCTTCTATAATTTTATTGTTGGTTGATGCTTCTAGTATTTCTAAAGAGCAGCTAAAAAAAGATGTAAACAACATTGAAAATAGAATAGAAGGAAAGAATAAACGATTAATAGTTATTGCCAATAAAATTGATAAGAGTGATTTAACAACAATTGAAGCAAAATTTGAGGGAATAGAAAATGTGATTTTCACATCTGCAAAAGAACTGCAAAATATTGATAACATTAAAGAACAATTGTACCATTTTGTAAAGGATGGTGTATTACAAAATACAGATGTAATTGTTACCAATGCTCGTCATTTTGAAGCCTTATCTAAAGCAAACGAATCGCTTATAAAAGTATTAGAAGGGTTGGATGTGAACATTACTGGTGATTTCTTAGCAATGGATATTCGCCAAGCTTTACATCAATTGGGTGAAATTACTGGTGAGATTACTACCGATGATTTGCTTGATAATATTTTCTCTAAATTTTGTATCGGCAAATAA
- a CDS encoding peptidase U32 family protein, translated as MKKKVEILAPAKNLFQGMAAINAGADAVYIGAPQFGARTNATNSVEDIAELVEYAHLFKAQVFVVINTILYDKELEACKKLIHELYNIKVDALIVQDMAIMEMDLPPIVIHASTQANNRDPKHVKFLADAGMKRVVLARELNLDQIKEIHEATDVELEFFVSGALCVSFSGNCYMSIAGGERSANRGSCAQNCRLPYSLTDGTGKTLISNSHLLSIKDLDLSDQLPNLIEAGVTSFKIEGRLKDLVYVKNNVSFLRKKLDAFLENNDEFQKASSGRTFYNFEAEMDKSFNRGYSDYFVNKRTKKIGSWESPKSQGQVIGKVVELTKKGYIIENADKLNNGDGLYFINENNEADGVQINTVANGLVIPNNYKSIKVGTMIYRNADAEFTKLVEREDSAIRKIGVTLSFTEAANGFELIAIDEDGHKSTSTLEIAKEVAKNEQSTLPNIEKNLKKTGNTPFIVDDIKIEFSENWFLPISKINDIRRTVLENLVETRVKEYHVEVFQITKTDHPYPVKELDFTYNVANKLSREFYKRHGVTEIEKAFELQWDPGKARVMVTKYCVKYELGKCPRFQRETMGEKVIEPLTLKNGPNEYKLKFNCKPCEMEIWEKDAELEFEEEEF; from the coding sequence ATGAAAAAGAAAGTTGAAATACTCGCTCCTGCAAAAAACTTATTTCAAGGAATGGCCGCAATTAATGCTGGTGCAGATGCAGTTTATATTGGAGCTCCTCAATTTGGAGCTAGAACAAATGCTACCAATTCGGTTGAAGATATTGCTGAATTAGTTGAATATGCTCACCTATTTAAAGCTCAAGTTTTTGTAGTGATTAACACTATTTTATACGATAAAGAATTAGAAGCTTGTAAAAAGTTAATTCATGAACTTTACAACATAAAGGTAGATGCATTAATTGTTCAGGATATGGCAATCATGGAAATGGACTTACCTCCTATTGTTATTCATGCAAGTACTCAAGCAAACAATAGAGATCCAAAGCATGTTAAGTTTTTAGCTGATGCTGGAATGAAACGAGTGGTTTTAGCTCGTGAATTAAACCTAGATCAGATTAAAGAAATACATGAAGCTACCGATGTAGAACTAGAATTTTTTGTTTCTGGTGCTTTGTGCGTTTCGTTTAGTGGGAATTGCTACATGAGTATAGCTGGTGGCGAACGAAGTGCTAACAGAGGCTCTTGTGCACAAAACTGTCGCTTACCATACAGCTTAACTGATGGAACTGGAAAAACATTAATTTCAAACAGCCATTTATTATCCATTAAAGATTTAGACTTAAGCGATCAACTACCTAATCTTATTGAAGCTGGTGTTACTTCTTTTAAAATTGAAGGTCGTTTAAAAGACTTAGTATATGTAAAAAACAACGTTTCTTTTTTAAGAAAAAAACTGGATGCTTTTCTTGAAAATAACGATGAATTTCAAAAAGCTTCTTCGGGTAGAACCTTTTATAATTTTGAAGCTGAGATGGATAAAAGCTTTAACCGTGGTTATTCCGATTATTTTGTAAATAAGCGAACAAAAAAAATTGGTTCATGGGAAAGCCCTAAATCACAAGGACAAGTAATTGGTAAAGTAGTTGAGTTGACCAAAAAAGGTTACATCATCGAAAATGCTGACAAGCTAAACAATGGCGATGGTCTTTATTTTATAAATGAAAATAATGAGGCCGATGGTGTTCAAATAAATACGGTTGCTAATGGATTGGTTATACCAAATAACTATAAGTCAATAAAAGTTGGCACCATGATTTACCGTAATGCTGATGCAGAGTTTACCAAATTGGTTGAACGTGAGGACAGTGCAATTCGTAAAATTGGCGTAACATTATCGTTTACTGAAGCAGCTAATGGATTTGAATTAATTGCCATTGACGAAGATGGTCATAAAAGCACATCAACACTTGAAATAGCAAAAGAAGTAGCGAAGAACGAACAATCTACGTTACCAAATATTGAGAAAAACCTTAAAAAAACGGGAAACACACCATTTATTGTTGACGACATTAAAATTGAGTTTTCTGAAAATTGGTTTTTACCAATTTCTAAAATTAACGACATTAGAAGAACAGTTTTAGAAAATTTAGTTGAAACAAGAGTTAAAGAGTATCATGTAGAAGTATTTCAGATTACAAAAACAGACCATCCCTACCCTGTTAAAGAATTAGACTTTACCTACAATGTAGCCAATAAACTATCGAGAGAATTTTACAAACGCCACGGTGTTACCGAAATTGAAAAAGCATTTGAATTGCAATGGGACCCGGGAAAGGCTCGTGTAATGGTTACCAAATATTGTGTGAAATACGAATTGGGTAAATGCCCTCGCTTTCAACGAGAAACCATGGGCGAAAAAGTGATTGAACCATTAACCTTAAAAAATGGACCAAATGAATACAAGCTTAAATTTAACTGCAAGCCTTGTGAAATGGAAATTTGGGAAAAAGATGCTGAATTAGAATTTGAAGAGGAAGAGTTTTAG
- a CDS encoding alpha/beta hydrolase: MKYRLLLIIIGFTFSSCFKLDDNFFNSDNSIDEYKLDAYNGEQDFVLDNSFNISNNYINIFTLNSLAPSETSPTNIYALYIGDLNTINTDTVIMYCHGNKWHMDFYWQRAKLLAHTGGKNNYGVLMIDYRGYGLSDGKSSEASLYADIDAGLQWLKGKGLTNDRLIMYGFSMGTGPATQLTANPRSLTPSKLILEAPYASIEVMVQDASVLNLPGSFVTSLEIENAEEIKKVNQPLMWVHGTNDLFLNIETHGQVVYNNYNGIYKEAHKIQGADHGEIQIYMGYSNYLSKLNSFIKL, from the coding sequence ATGAAATATAGGTTATTACTTATTATTATCGGTTTTACATTTTCTAGTTGTTTTAAATTAGATGATAATTTTTTCAATTCAGATAATAGTATTGATGAGTATAAATTAGATGCTTATAATGGTGAGCAAGATTTTGTTTTAGATAATAGTTTTAATATTTCTAATAATTATATTAATATTTTCACTTTAAATTCTTTAGCACCTTCAGAAACATCTCCAACAAATATTTATGCTCTTTATATTGGTGATTTAAATACAATAAATACAGATACTGTAATTATGTATTGCCATGGTAATAAATGGCATATGGATTTTTATTGGCAAAGAGCAAAATTATTAGCTCATACTGGTGGAAAAAACAATTATGGAGTTTTAATGATTGATTATAGAGGTTATGGATTAAGTGATGGTAAATCTTCAGAAGCAAGTTTATATGCAGATATTGATGCTGGCTTACAATGGTTAAAAGGGAAAGGATTAACTAATGATAGATTAATAATGTATGGTTTTAGTATGGGGACTGGTCCTGCAACTCAATTAACTGCAAACCCTAGGTCATTAACTCCTTCAAAATTAATTTTAGAAGCTCCATACGCATCAATAGAAGTAATGGTGCAAGATGCAAGTGTCTTGAATCTTCCAGGTTCTTTCGTTACTTCGCTAGAAATTGAAAATGCCGAAGAAATAAAAAAAGTTAATCAACCATTAATGTGGGTGCATGGGACAAATGACCTGTTTTTGAATATAGAAACTCATGGTCAGGTTGTTTATAATAATTATAATGGAATCTATAAAGAAGCTCATAAAATACAAGGAGCTGACCATGGTGAAATTCAAATATATATGGGGTATAGTAACTATTTATCTAAATTAAATAGCTTTATAAAATTGTAA
- a CDS encoding type IA DNA topoisomerase produces MKVCIAEKPSVAREIASVLGANTKRDGYYEGNGYAVTYTFGHLCTLLEPNDYRPEWKSWNLNNLPMLPDKFKTKVVKNSGIQKQFKIVKSLFDKAELVINCGDAGQEGELIQRWVIDQAGYKGKVQRLWISSLTTEAIKEGFENLKPSEKYDNLYYAGFSRSIGDWLLGMNATRLYTLKHGGYKQVLSVGRVQTPTLAMVVNRFKEIENFKPTPFWELQTLYRDTLFNCEEGRFTNKTDGEKLANKVKASDFEIVSVEKKKGSEYAPKLFDLTGLQVYCNTRFGYSADETLKTVQKLYEQKVVTYPRVDTTFLPNDVYQKVHGILEKLTNYQQLTQPLLGKKIRKSTKVFNDKKVTDHHAIIPTGVQNHMNQHEAKVYDTIVRRFIAVFYEDCSVSNTAVIGKADEVTFKTTGKEITAKGWRVVFETSNSDEDKEPDLLPIFTKGEKGPHQPTFLEKETKPPNMFTEATLLRAMETAGKQVDDEELRDLMKDNGIGRPSTRANIIETLFRRKYIVRNKKQLVPTSTGIQLIDIIQNKLLTSAELTGTWEKQLQEIEKGNYNAGTFIKNMKQMVDELVYEVRMERDSAQISHVNHVAEKKTKSSKKGRITNEKCPKCKEGSILKGKKAYGCSNYKNGCNLLLPFNFKDKKLTEKQIIRLLQKGSTTTIKGFKTKTGQIDGILSFNDNFEYQLTQKASKTIKPKTDTLVCPKCKKGEIIKGKTAYGCSAYKTGCNFRFTFDEVRTKAANHKLTKELVYNILSGKV; encoded by the coding sequence ATGAAAGTTTGTATTGCCGAAAAACCAAGTGTTGCACGAGAAATTGCTAGTGTTTTAGGTGCCAATACTAAAAGGGATGGTTATTACGAAGGGAATGGATATGCCGTAACTTATACTTTTGGTCATTTATGCACACTTTTAGAACCTAACGATTATAGACCTGAGTGGAAAAGTTGGAACCTGAACAACTTACCCATGTTACCCGATAAGTTTAAAACAAAAGTTGTTAAAAATTCAGGCATTCAAAAACAGTTTAAAATTGTAAAAAGTTTATTCGATAAAGCAGAATTAGTTATCAATTGTGGGGATGCTGGTCAAGAAGGAGAATTAATACAACGCTGGGTAATAGACCAAGCTGGATATAAAGGTAAGGTTCAACGATTATGGATATCTTCACTTACAACTGAAGCTATAAAAGAAGGCTTTGAAAATTTAAAACCCTCAGAGAAATATGATAATTTATATTATGCCGGTTTTTCAAGATCAATAGGCGATTGGTTGTTAGGCATGAATGCCACCAGACTTTACACTTTAAAACATGGTGGGTATAAGCAAGTTTTATCTGTTGGCCGTGTTCAAACACCTACGCTTGCAATGGTGGTAAACCGGTTTAAGGAAATAGAAAACTTTAAACCTACTCCCTTCTGGGAATTACAAACCCTTTACAGAGATACATTGTTTAACTGTGAAGAAGGACGATTTACCAACAAAACAGATGGAGAAAAACTAGCAAACAAAGTAAAAGCAAGCGATTTTGAAATTGTATCTGTAGAAAAAAAGAAAGGAAGCGAATATGCACCAAAATTATTTGATTTAACAGGTCTTCAAGTTTATTGTAATACTAGATTTGGTTATTCCGCTGATGAAACCCTTAAAACAGTTCAAAAACTATATGAGCAAAAAGTGGTTACTTACCCAAGAGTAGATACTACCTTTTTACCAAATGATGTTTATCAAAAAGTTCATGGAATTTTAGAAAAATTAACTAATTACCAACAACTTACTCAACCATTATTGGGTAAAAAAATACGAAAATCAACTAAAGTTTTTAATGATAAAAAGGTTACTGACCACCATGCAATTATTCCAACTGGTGTTCAAAACCATATGAATCAACATGAAGCAAAGGTTTACGATACAATTGTAAGACGTTTTATAGCAGTCTTTTACGAAGATTGCTCAGTAAGTAATACTGCTGTAATTGGAAAAGCAGACGAAGTAACTTTTAAAACAACAGGCAAAGAAATAACAGCTAAAGGATGGCGAGTAGTTTTTGAAACTTCTAATAGCGATGAAGATAAAGAACCAGATTTACTACCTATCTTTACCAAAGGTGAAAAAGGGCCTCATCAGCCTACATTTTTAGAAAAAGAAACCAAACCACCTAACATGTTTACTGAAGCAACTTTGCTTCGAGCAATGGAAACAGCTGGTAAGCAGGTTGATGATGAGGAACTACGTGATTTAATGAAAGATAATGGTATTGGGAGACCTTCTACTCGTGCAAACATTATTGAGACTTTATTTAGGCGTAAATACATTGTAAGAAATAAAAAACAGTTAGTTCCTACATCAACAGGAATACAGCTGATAGATATTATTCAAAATAAACTATTGACATCAGCTGAATTAACTGGTACTTGGGAAAAGCAATTGCAGGAAATTGAAAAAGGCAATTACAATGCAGGCACATTCATCAAAAACATGAAACAAATGGTTGATGAATTAGTTTATGAGGTAAGAATGGAAAGAGATAGTGCTCAAATTTCTCATGTAAACCATGTAGCAGAGAAGAAAACAAAATCATCTAAGAAAGGCAGAATAACCAACGAAAAATGTCCTAAATGTAAAGAAGGATCAATTTTAAAAGGTAAAAAAGCTTACGGATGTAGTAATTATAAAAATGGCTGCAATCTATTGTTACCATTCAATTTTAAAGATAAAAAATTAACCGAAAAACAAATTATTAGGCTTTTACAAAAAGGGAGTACAACTACAATAAAAGGATTTAAAACTAAAACTGGACAGATTGATGGTATATTAAGCTTTAATGACAATTTTGAATATCAACTCACTCAAAAAGCTTCAAAAACAATCAAACCCAAAACAGACACATTAGTTTGTCCAAAATGTAAAAAAGGAGAAATAATAAAAGGTAAAACAGCCTATGGTTGTAGTGCTTACAAAACAGGATGTAATTTCAGATTTACTTTTGATGAAGTTAGAACAAAAGCAGCTAACCATAAGCTTACAAAAGAATTAGTTTATAATATATTAAGCGGTAAAGTTTAA
- a CDS encoding endonuclease/exonuclease/phosphatase family protein, which translates to MELTSDKHYINHNLNVYYNEIKSFSKKKTFLNSPFYSSHHQELNEVINGLEWDNTLSKTFPNKEILRIVSWNIERGKQLDYLIDYFKTEKELTKADVILVIETDNGMGRTKNRNVAKELAEALQMNYCFSPSYLVLGKGAIGETEHSDQNTLALHGTAILSKYPIQFAEGIEVPPVKEVFHSSEKRLGCKKGLVAQIEVNNKTISFGAIHIDLSSTAQDRAKQLGAIISALPKSDIQIVGGDWNCGTFNLRRKWEIITQSFSKLVTIGFAGAIQHYMTPELKFEKPLFNLLTEKGFDYNTYNDRTKGTLYFDMNDMLTNEKTAKFIPNFLVKELERRLKPWNGCVPLKIDWLAGKGAKSINAQTIEKPQINNTRLSDHNPIYVDIGI; encoded by the coding sequence ATGGAACTCACAAGCGATAAACATTATATCAATCATAATCTAAACGTTTATTACAACGAAATTAAATCATTCTCTAAGAAAAAAACATTTCTTAACTCCCCTTTTTATTCATCTCATCATCAAGAATTAAATGAGGTAATTAATGGTTTAGAATGGGATAATACGCTCTCTAAAACATTTCCCAATAAGGAAATATTACGTATTGTTTCATGGAACATTGAACGAGGCAAACAGTTGGATTATCTTATTGATTATTTTAAGACAGAAAAGGAACTTACCAAAGCAGATGTGATTTTAGTAATAGAAACCGATAACGGTATGGGCCGAACCAAAAATAGAAATGTTGCGAAAGAACTTGCTGAAGCTTTACAGATGAATTATTGCTTCTCCCCTTCTTATTTAGTTTTAGGAAAAGGTGCCATTGGAGAAACGGAACATTCCGACCAAAACACATTAGCTCTTCACGGAACAGCTATTTTATCAAAATATCCTATACAATTTGCCGAAGGAATTGAAGTTCCTCCAGTAAAAGAAGTGTTTCATAGTTCTGAAAAACGCTTAGGTTGTAAAAAAGGATTAGTAGCTCAAATTGAAGTAAACAATAAGACGATAAGTTTCGGAGCAATTCATATTGATTTAAGTTCAACTGCACAAGACAGAGCAAAGCAGTTGGGAGCAATAATAAGCGCATTACCAAAAAGTGATATTCAAATTGTAGGAGGAGATTGGAATTGTGGCACATTTAACTTAAGAAGAAAGTGGGAAATCATTACTCAGTCTTTTAGTAAGTTAGTAACTATTGGTTTTGCTGGAGCTATACAGCATTACATGACTCCAGAACTAAAATTTGAGAAGCCTTTATTTAATCTTTTAACTGAAAAAGGATTTGATTATAATACCTACAATGACAGAACTAAAGGCACATTGTATTTCGATATGAATGATATGCTAACCAATGAGAAAACAGCTAAGTTTATTCCTAATTTTTTAGTTAAAGAGTTAGAAAGAAGATTAAAACCATGGAATGGTTGTGTTCCATTAAAAATTGACTGGTTGGCTGGTAAGGGCGCTAAATCAATTAACGCTCAAACCATAGAAAAACCTCAAATTAATAACACTCGATTGTCAGACCATAATCCCATTTATGTGGACATAGGAATTTAA